The sequence AAGAAGTGCTTACTGTTGAAAATATGAAACGGGTAGCGGAAAAATTTAATTTTGCTAACGAAGAAGATATGTATGCTGCTGTTGGATATAACGGCATTACCGCTGCTCAAGTCGCGCATCGTTTAACTGAAAAGTGGCGAAAACAACGCGATTTAGAAGAACAGGCGAAACGCTTGTCGGACATGCTCCAAGAGGCGAAAACCATCACACCAATGAAAAAACGCGATTTTGGTGTATGCGTGGAAGGAGTAGACAATTTACTTATTCGTTTGTCACGTTGTTGTAATCCGGTGCCTGGCGATGAAATTATCGGTTTTATTACAAAAGGACGTGGCGTTTCTGTTCATCGTGCCGATTGCCCGAACGTGCTGGTGGAAGAAGCGAAAGAGCGACTTATCCCTGTTCAATGGGAAAGCGGTGCAAACTGTCAGCGGGAATATACAGTGGATATCGAAATTACCGGATATGATCGGCGTGGCCTGCTTAATGAAGTATTGCAAGCGGTCAATGAAACGAAAACGAACATTTCGGCTGTATCTGGAAGAACAGATCACCGAAATAAAATGGCGACCATTCATATGACGATTTTTATTCATAATGTCAGTCATTTGCAAAAAGTGGTGGAGCGCATTAAACAAATTCCAGATATTTATTCAGTTAGACGGATCATGAATTAGAAAGGGTTGTCGCCATGAGAGTTGTTGTTCAACGCGCAAAAGATGCAAAAGTCACAGTAGCTGGTGAAGTAGTCGGAGAAATTGATTTTGGGCTTGTTTTGCTAGTTGGCATTACGCATGATGATACGGAGGAAGATGCAGCATTTGTTGCCGATAAAATTGCTCATTTGCGCATATTTGAAGATGAACACGGAAAAATGAACGTATCCCTTTTAGATGTTGGTGGAGCGATTTTATCAATTTCGCAATTTACGCTGTACGGAGACTGTCGCAAAGGAAGAAGACCGAACTTTATGGATGCAGCAAAACCAGAACACGCGAAACACATTTATGAGGCGTTTAATGAACAATTGCGTCAAAAAGGAATTCGTGTAGAAACAGGTGTATTTGGTGCGATGATGGATGTAACGTTGACGAACGTCGGTCCTGTGACGCTCATCGTTGAAAGCAAATAAAAACCGTGCTCGCATGTGGACG comes from Anoxybacillus flavithermus and encodes:
- the dtd gene encoding D-aminoacyl-tRNA deacylase — encoded protein: MRVVVQRAKDAKVTVAGEVVGEIDFGLVLLVGITHDDTEEDAAFVADKIAHLRIFEDEHGKMNVSLLDVGGAILSISQFTLYGDCRKGRRPNFMDAAKPEHAKHIYEAFNEQLRQKGIRVETGVFGAMMDVTLTNVGPVTLIVESK